In a single window of the Azospirillum thiophilum genome:
- a CDS encoding glyoxalase/bleomycin resistance/dioxygenase family protein — translation MILKTYTRIFTTDLESTVATLKAVHGTEPHLKLNYDPLTLVGIGDVLAIGGTDEALEPIRGSLGPWIVEDIDDAKGKLLANGASVMRDIKDIPTGRMMYMKHADGSVVEYVQWAPELVEQHISAPLRAGTPASQI, via the coding sequence ATGATCCTCAAGACCTACACCCGCATCTTCACGACGGACCTCGAGTCCACCGTGGCAACGCTCAAGGCAGTCCACGGCACGGAGCCGCATCTCAAGCTCAACTACGACCCCTTGACTCTCGTCGGAATTGGCGACGTGCTCGCGATCGGCGGAACGGACGAGGCGCTGGAGCCGATCCGCGGCAGCCTCGGTCCTTGGATCGTGGAGGACATCGACGACGCCAAGGGCAAGCTCCTCGCGAACGGCGCATCCGTGATGCGCGACATCAAAGACATCCCGACCGGACGAATGATGTACATGAAGCATGCGGACGGCAGCGTGGTCGAGTACGTCCAGTGGGCGCCCGAACTGGTCGAGCAGCACATCTCCGCACCGCTGCGCGCCGGGACGCCGGCCTCGCAGATCTGA
- a CDS encoding NADH:flavin oxidoreductase: MTATDVLFRPFRIGAMELTNRIVMAPMTRSFAVDGIPGAAHAAYYRRRADGGVGLILSEGTVIDRPASRNDPGVPFFHGEAALAGWKGVIDAVHDGGAKMGPQLWHTGALKSFLTEWVPGSPVESPSGLEAPGVERGVAMTDGDIADTIAAFARAASDAKRLGFDTIELHGAHGYLFDQFFWAATNRRTDRYGGATIGERSRFAAEVVAAVRASVGPDFPIILRLSQWKVQDFTVRLAETPDLMADWLVPLVEAGVDVLHCSQRRFWEPEFPDIDGGQGLNFAGWAKKLTGAATISVGSVGLAGDFMGAFGGEGSSTAKLDKLVERMERDEFDLIAVGRALIADPAWVEKVRTGNSSALKDFDAAALAELV; the protein is encoded by the coding sequence ATGACCGCTACTGATGTCCTGTTTCGCCCGTTCCGTATTGGCGCCATGGAACTGACGAACCGCATCGTCATGGCACCCATGACCCGCAGCTTCGCAGTGGATGGGATCCCCGGCGCGGCGCATGCGGCTTACTATCGCCGTCGGGCGGACGGCGGGGTGGGCCTCATCCTCTCCGAAGGCACGGTGATCGATCGGCCAGCGTCGCGGAACGACCCGGGCGTCCCGTTCTTTCACGGCGAGGCGGCACTGGCGGGTTGGAAGGGCGTGATCGATGCGGTTCATGATGGCGGTGCCAAGATGGGCCCACAGCTTTGGCACACCGGAGCGCTCAAGAGCTTCCTGACGGAGTGGGTGCCGGGCTCGCCCGTCGAAAGCCCGTCTGGATTGGAGGCGCCGGGCGTCGAGCGCGGCGTCGCCATGACCGATGGCGATATTGCCGACACGATCGCCGCCTTTGCCCGCGCCGCCAGCGACGCAAAGCGTCTTGGCTTCGACACCATCGAGCTGCACGGGGCGCACGGCTACCTGTTCGACCAGTTCTTCTGGGCCGCCACCAATCGTCGGACCGACCGTTACGGTGGTGCCACGATCGGCGAACGCTCGCGCTTTGCCGCAGAGGTCGTCGCGGCGGTCCGGGCGAGCGTCGGCCCCGACTTCCCGATCATCCTGCGTCTCAGCCAGTGGAAAGTGCAGGACTTCACCGTGCGGCTCGCGGAGACGCCCGATCTCATGGCCGACTGGCTGGTTCCCCTGGTAGAGGCCGGCGTTGACGTGCTGCACTGCTCGCAGCGCCGATTCTGGGAGCCTGAGTTCCCGGACATCGATGGCGGGCAGGGCCTGAATTTCGCCGGCTGGGCCAAGAAGCTGACCGGCGCGGCTACGATCAGCGTCGGCTCGGTCGGCCTTGCGGGAGACTTCATGGGCGCGTTCGGCGGCGAGGGCTCGTCTACGGCCAAACTCGACAAACTCGTGGAGCGGATGGAGCGCGATGAGTTCGACCTGATCGCCGTCGGCCGCGCCCTGATCGCCGATCCGGCATGGGTAGAGAAGGTCCGGACCGGCAATAGCAGCGCCTTGAAGGACTTCGACGCAGCCGCGCTCGCCGAACTGGTGTAG
- a CDS encoding IS5 family transposase — translation MRGSDERSEGLFSYVSCEARVPADHPLRPIRAIVDEALEVMSPAFEGLYSKIGRPSIPPEKLLRALLLQAFYSVRSERQLMEQLDYNLLFRWFVGLSMDAPVWDATVFTKNRERLLAGDVAAKFLATVLGQPKVKALLSDEHFSVDGTLIEAWASVKSFRPKDGSGEPPGPGRNGDRDFHGEKRSNETHASTSDPEARLYRKGNGQPAKLAFMGHALMENRHALVVNVRLTAATGLAEREAAVSMVEAIPGRHRITVGADKAYDTKDFVANMRSLGAAAHVAQNTSNRRSAIDGRTTRHPGYAVSLRIRKRIEEVFGWIKGAGLRKTRHRGTARVGWMFTLTATAYNLIRLPKLLAAA, via the coding sequence ATGCGGGGTTCGGACGAACGCAGCGAGGGTCTTTTCAGCTATGTGAGCTGCGAGGCTCGGGTTCCGGCCGATCATCCGCTGCGGCCGATCCGGGCCATTGTGGACGAAGCGCTGGAGGTGATGTCGCCGGCTTTTGAGGGGCTGTACTCGAAGATCGGGCGACCGTCGATCCCACCGGAGAAGCTGCTGCGGGCTTTGCTGCTCCAGGCCTTCTACTCGGTGCGCTCGGAACGCCAGTTGATGGAACAGCTCGACTACAACCTGCTGTTCCGCTGGTTCGTCGGCTTGTCGATGGACGCCCCGGTGTGGGACGCGACGGTCTTCACCAAGAACCGGGAGCGTCTGCTGGCCGGCGACGTGGCGGCCAAGTTCCTGGCCACCGTGCTTGGCCAGCCGAAGGTCAAGGCGCTGCTGTCGGACGAGCATTTCTCGGTGGACGGCACGCTGATCGAAGCCTGGGCGTCGGTGAAGAGCTTCCGGCCCAAGGACGGCAGCGGCGAGCCGCCGGGGCCGGGTCGCAACGGCGACCGCGACTTCCATGGTGAGAAGCGGTCCAACGAGACCCATGCGTCGACCAGCGATCCTGAGGCGCGGTTGTATCGCAAAGGCAACGGGCAGCCGGCGAAGCTGGCCTTCATGGGCCATGCATTGATGGAAAACCGTCACGCTCTGGTGGTGAATGTCCGGCTCACCGCGGCCACCGGTCTGGCTGAGCGCGAAGCGGCGGTTTCCATGGTCGAGGCCATCCCCGGCCGCCACCGCATCACGGTGGGTGCCGACAAGGCTTACGACACCAAGGATTTCGTGGCGAACATGCGCAGCCTGGGCGCCGCTGCGCATGTCGCGCAGAACACGAGCAACCGCCGCTCGGCGATCGACGGCCGGACCACCCGTCACCCCGGCTACGCCGTCAGCCTGAGAATCCGCAAACGGATCGAGGAGGTGTTCGGCTGGATCAAGGGAGCCGGCTTGCGCAAAACGCGTCATCGCGGCACCGCCCGCGTCGGTTGGATGTTCACACTGACCGCCACCGCCTACAACCTGATCCGCCTGCCCAAGCTGCTGGCGGCGGCATAA